The nucleotide window CAATTACGCCTGTTGGTTTGTACTTGCGTATTAGAGATAAGTATGCAAATACTCTTTTATTAGAAAGTTCAGATTATCATAGTAAAGACGAAAGTTTTACATTTATAGCCATTGAGCCTGTAGTTTCTATAAAGGCAGAAAATCATCATTTATGTTTTTCTCATAAAAATGTAGAAATAGAAAATAAAAAAATTGGTAGAAATTTTAACCAAATATTTGAAGAGTATAGTAAAAGAATAGAGTTAGACTCTCCTGCAGAATTAAAATCATTTAATGGTTTATATGGTTACACTACTTATGATTCTGTACAGTATTTTGAGAATATAGAGTTAACGGTTGATGAGGCTCCTTCAGCTATACCTTTACTACAATACAGTTTTTACAGATTTATTATTGCTATCAATCATTTTAATGATGAAATGACTTTGATAGAAAATATTGAAGAAGGTACTGAGTCTAGAATTAAAGAAATTCAAACTTTAATAGATGCACAGACTTTTAATACATATCAATTTGATATTGTAGGGGAAGAAACTTCTAATGTTAAAGGTGAAGAGTTTATTGAGTATGTAAAGAAAGCAAAAGCACATTGTAAAAGAGGAGATGTTTTTCAGTTGGTTTTATCTCGCCAATTTCAACAAAAATTTAAAGGAGATGAGTTTAATGTATACAGAGCTTTACGTTCTATAAATCCATCACCTTATTTATTCTATTTCGATTACGGTTCTTTTAAATTAATGGGTTCTTCACCAGAAGCACAGATTAAGATTTCTGCAGGTAAAGCAACCATAAATCCTATTGCTGGTACTTTTAGAAGAACAGGAGATATGGCTAAAGATATTCAGTTAGGTAAAAAGCTTTCTGAAGATAAAAAAGAAACTGCAGAACATGTAATGCTAGTAGATTTAGCTAGAAACGATTTAAGTAAACATGCAGATCAAGTAGAAGTAGAGGTCTTTAAAGAAGTGCAATATTTTAGTCATGTTATTCATTTAGTTTCGACTGTAACAGGACAATTAAAAGGAAATCCAATAGAAATTGTAGGGGATACATTTCCTGCAGGTACTTTAAGTGGTGCACCAAAATATAAGGCAATGCAATTAATTGATACTTATGAAAATCAATCTAGAGGATTTTATGGTGGTGCAGTTGGTATTATTGGTTTAGATGGCTCTGTAAATTTAGCCATTGCAATACGTTCTTTTGTAAGCAAAAATAAAACTTTGTATTATCAAGCAGGAGCAGGAATCGTGATTCACTCAGATGAAGAAAAAGAATTACAAGAAGTAAATAATAAGTTAGCAGCTTTGAAAAAAGCCTTAATTCTAGCAGAACAAATTTAAAACTAGCTTTTAAAATGAAAATATTAATAATAGATAACTACGATTCATTCACCTACAACTTAGTTCACATGGTTGAAGAAATTACGGGTACTTTTCCTGCAGTTTTTAGAAACGATGAAATAAGTATTAATCAAGTTGGTGAATTTGATTTAATTATGCTTTCTCCTGGACCTGGAATTCCAGATGAAGCAGGTATTTTAAAAGAAGTTATTAAAACCTATGCAGGTGTAAAACCTATATTTGGAGTTTGCTTGGGTTTACAAGCAATTACTGAAGTTTTTGGGGGTAAAATTATCAATCTAAATGATGTGTATCATGGAGTAGCAACAGAAATGAAGGTTACAGATGATAGTGCAGTAATTTTTAAAGATATACCAGCAATATTTTTAGCTGCACGTTATCATTCTTGGGCAGCAACAGATGAGGGTTTCCCAAATGAATTAAAAGTTACAGCTAGAGATGAAGAAGGATTAATTCAGGCTATTGAGCATGTTGCTTATCCAATTTCTGCGGTTCAATTTCATCCAGAATCTATTTTAACAGATGTTGGTAAACAGTTGGTGACGAATTTTATCAACTCTGCAGAGTTGAATGCTGAACTTGATTCAGCATCTAAATAAAAAATATACTGAAATAAATTCAGCATAATATGAAAGCAATTTTAAATAAATTATACAATCACGAAAGGTTAACCAAGCTTGAAGCAAAACAAGTTTTAAAAGACATTGCTTTAGAGAAATATAATGATGCGCATTTGGCTTCTTTTATGACTGTTTTTATGATGAGACCAATTACAGTTGATGAACTTGCTGGTTTCAGAGATGCTTTAAAAGAATTAGCCATAAAAATAGATTTATCTGATTTTAATACCATTGATATTGTTGGTACAGGAGGTGATGGAAAAGACACCTTTAACATATCTACTTTAACCTCTTTTATTGTTGCAGGTACAGGTCAAAAAGTTGCAAAACATGGTAACTATTCTGTGTCTTCTCAATCTGGTTCTTCAGATATGTTAGCCAGTTTTGGTTATGAATTTACGAATGATGAAAACACACTTAAAAATCATTTAGATAAAGCCAATATTTGTTTTTTACATGCGCCTAAATTTCACCCAGCAATGAAAGCTGTTGGCCCTACAAGAAAGGCTTTAAAATTAAAGACGTTTTTTAATATGCTTGGGCCCTTGGTAAACCCAAGTTCTCCTAAAAACCACATGTTAGGAACCTTTAATTTAGAGGTTGCACGTTTGTATAACTATATTCTGCAAGATGAAGATATCAACTATGGAATTATTCATGCTTTAGATGGTTATGATGAAATTTCGTTAACTAGCGGATTTAAAATGTTTACTAAAAAAGGAGAGCAATTAATAAACCCAGAAGATATAGGTCAGCAAAGAATACAACAATCTGAAATTTTTGGAGGAAATTCTGTGGCTGATGCAGCAAAAATTTTTAAGACAATTTTAGAAGGTGAAGGTACAGAAGCACAAAATAATGTGGTGCTTACAAATGCTGCTTTTGCACTAAAAATTGTAGATGATAAAAAAGCTTTTAGTACTGCCTTTGAGGAAGCAAAAGCATCTTTATTTGGAGGCAAAGCAAAAGATTGCCTGAATAAATTAATAAACCTATAAATGACTAAGAAGAAAAATAATTTATACTTAATTATTCCTGCTTTTCTGTTTGTGGGTATGGCTATAGGTATACAAACAGGCAGTATTGTTAAACAAGGAATTATAGGTTTAATAGTGGGTTTAGTAGTATATATGTTTTTAAGAATTCGAAACAATAAATTAAAAAAATAAAGTCGATAAAATGACAATTTTAGATAAAATAATCGCATTTAAAAAGAAGGAAATTGCTAAAATAAAAGCAGATGTACCTCTTAAGAAATTAGTAGAAAGTCCTAAATTTAAAAGAACACCAATCTCACTAAAGAAATCTTTATTAGAAGTAGGTTCAACAGGAATTATTGCTGAGTATAAACGTCAATCACCATCTAAAGGTATCATAAATGATAAAGCAACAATTGCTGAGGTTACAAATGGATATTTAGATGCAAATGTAGCTGCACAATCCATATTAACAGACACCTCTTTTTTTGGAGGAACAATGGCAGATTTAATGGAAGCAAGAATAATCAATCAAACAAAACCAATTCTAAGAAAAGATTTTGTGGTTGATGGTTTTCAAATTGTGGAAGCAAAAGCCATTGGAGCAGATGTAATTTTATTAATAGCTTCTTGTTTAACATCAGAAGAATTAAAAAATTATGGAAATTTGGCTACAGATCTAGGTTTAGAGGTTTTATATGAAGTGCATACACAAGAAGATTTAGATAAGATTTCTGATTTAAATAATAAAATTATCGGAATTAATAACCGTAATTTAAAAACATTTGAGGTTGATTTAGATCATTCAATAAAACTGGCAAATCAAATTCCAGATACATGTATTAAAGTTTCAGAAAGTGGAATTTCTGACCCAAGAATTATTATTGGTTTAAAAGAATATGGATTTCAAGGATTTTTAATAGGAGAAAATTTTATGAAAACCGATAACCCTGGAGAAGCTTGTCAAGATTTTATAAATCAAATTAAATAATGGAAAGAGTTTCTTTGGATCCTATTTTGCCTCAAAATCCTAAAGTTTTTATTTTAGGAACTAAGCCAGGGAATCTAGAATTAAGGAAACAAGAATATTATGCAAACAATGGAAATTCATTTTGGAAAATTATTTATGAATTGACAGATGAAATATTTAGTAAAAACTATGCACAAAGAATAGATGTTTTAAAAAGAAACCATATTGCAGTTTGGGATGTTGCGCAGTTTGGAGAACGTGTAAGACCTGGAGCTCAGAATGTAAAAAATGAAGTTCCAAATCCAATAAATGAAATTGTAGAAATGTATCCATCAATCAAACAAATCATTT belongs to Polaribacter dokdonensis and includes:
- a CDS encoding anthranilate synthase component I family protein; amino-acid sequence: MKNIKFKTIHKTKIADTITPVGLYLRIRDKYANTLLLESSDYHSKDESFTFIAIEPVVSIKAENHHLCFSHKNVEIENKKIGRNFNQIFEEYSKRIELDSPAELKSFNGLYGYTTYDSVQYFENIELTVDEAPSAIPLLQYSFYRFIIAINHFNDEMTLIENIEEGTESRIKEIQTLIDAQTFNTYQFDIVGEETSNVKGEEFIEYVKKAKAHCKRGDVFQLVLSRQFQQKFKGDEFNVYRALRSINPSPYLFYFDYGSFKLMGSSPEAQIKISAGKATINPIAGTFRRTGDMAKDIQLGKKLSEDKKETAEHVMLVDLARNDLSKHADQVEVEVFKEVQYFSHVIHLVSTVTGQLKGNPIEIVGDTFPAGTLSGAPKYKAMQLIDTYENQSRGFYGGAVGIIGLDGSVNLAIAIRSFVSKNKTLYYQAGAGIVIHSDEEKELQEVNNKLAALKKALILAEQI
- a CDS encoding DNA-deoxyinosine glycosylase, with protein sequence MERVSLDPILPQNPKVFILGTKPGNLELRKQEYYANNGNSFWKIIYELTDEIFSKNYAQRIDVLKRNHIAVWDVAQFGERVRPGAQNVKNEVPNPINEIVEMYPSIKQIIFNGQKSYDLYHKHFTKIEGIIYDVVLSTSPANTRFSFREKLNNWKEKIV
- a CDS encoding anthranilate synthase component II, with product MKILIIDNYDSFTYNLVHMVEEITGTFPAVFRNDEISINQVGEFDLIMLSPGPGIPDEAGILKEVIKTYAGVKPIFGVCLGLQAITEVFGGKIINLNDVYHGVATEMKVTDDSAVIFKDIPAIFLAARYHSWAATDEGFPNELKVTARDEEGLIQAIEHVAYPISAVQFHPESILTDVGKQLVTNFINSAELNAELDSASK
- the trpC gene encoding indole-3-glycerol phosphate synthase TrpC, which translates into the protein MTILDKIIAFKKKEIAKIKADVPLKKLVESPKFKRTPISLKKSLLEVGSTGIIAEYKRQSPSKGIINDKATIAEVTNGYLDANVAAQSILTDTSFFGGTMADLMEARIINQTKPILRKDFVVDGFQIVEAKAIGADVILLIASCLTSEELKNYGNLATDLGLEVLYEVHTQEDLDKISDLNNKIIGINNRNLKTFEVDLDHSIKLANQIPDTCIKVSESGISDPRIIIGLKEYGFQGFLIGENFMKTDNPGEACQDFINQIK
- the trpD gene encoding anthranilate phosphoribosyltransferase, which translates into the protein MKAILNKLYNHERLTKLEAKQVLKDIALEKYNDAHLASFMTVFMMRPITVDELAGFRDALKELAIKIDLSDFNTIDIVGTGGDGKDTFNISTLTSFIVAGTGQKVAKHGNYSVSSQSGSSDMLASFGYEFTNDENTLKNHLDKANICFLHAPKFHPAMKAVGPTRKALKLKTFFNMLGPLVNPSSPKNHMLGTFNLEVARLYNYILQDEDINYGIIHALDGYDEISLTSGFKMFTKKGEQLINPEDIGQQRIQQSEIFGGNSVADAAKIFKTILEGEGTEAQNNVVLTNAAFALKIVDDKKAFSTAFEEAKASLFGGKAKDCLNKLINL